aatttaatggatgGTATacttgtcacaaatgtaccgattttgggttttgacaattgaacaaattagtttgagataaattagTACAAGTGTATttgtttggagttttttgtggttcatttagggtaaatttatcacaagtatactaatttagggtttttcatgataaaaaaaattaattgaggtaaatttatcacatgtgtactaatttaggattttttagagtattaatcaaaaaataaaataaaataatttaaattttgatttttttaaaataaaaataattgaggctaaaatattttagaaagaaGTGGATGCTAGATGTAAGGAAGAGAATGAGGaaaatttttccattatttgaaaagcaaaaaatattttccttattttaggagtttttttttctattgattaaaAATGGTTTTCCCAACCAATTCATTTTATGAAACGAatgttagaaaattcaaaaaaaattttttttaaagttgttttCCGTGAAAAAtcaccaaataaatgaaaattaactattttttaaaataatttccttgaaaaatatttttctcttatcattaaattttcagtaaaaaaaCACACTTATGctgaacttttttttccctaaaatctAATTATGCAGCATTTGATGGTAGCATATGATGTCATTAGGTTTGGGCTCATTGGGTAATGGTCCTACCAAGATGTACCATCCCGGGTTGAGGATTTCGACTGGAATGAAATAATGGAACAGAGGAGAAGTCAATGGAATGGCATGGAAACTGTCGTTGGTGGCAAGGAAAAAACTATGAGGAAGGCAGGATTTGAAAATATGTGTAATTGGAAGGAGTATAATATTGCTACTTGGAGTTTCTTGCCTGCAATTTCGGCTTCCGTATCGATTGGCTCGGTTATCGAGGAGATAGATATCTGAAGTTCCAATATTTGGACATTATTCGTATAGATAGCAACACTAGTTTTTTTACATGCAACTTTAGTGACTCTCCTTATAATTGATTTGGTTGGTAGATTTAATCAATCACCAAGATAAACCTTCACCAATGGCAAGGCGAGCTTGCCTTGCCCCACAATGATGAGGTTGAAATTTGTCAAATCTAGCGAGAACTTGTCTCATTAATGGTTGGGTGGAGTTGACCTCGTTTGCCCCTAGTGAGCCTCTCTACCAACCATTAGTGAGGCCATCCTCAttggccaaaggaagaaagaagaccaaaaaaaaaaaggaaaaagaaaaagaaattattaaattaaaaaaaaaatatgaaaatataattaaaaatcatctaCATTATTGTTGGTTAACCAAAATttattagataaattgaattggTGTAATTCAAAAGGTTTAGCACTGTATTAATAAAATTGCAAcatatttatgaaatttttttgtaattctctccaaaaattttatttacaacTTTATTCCTTCTGTAATCATACTATACCAGCACAGGTCATTATGAATAAACCATACATAAATATATCTTACTGACTTTGACTCATGAATATTATGAAAAGTTATTTTGTACAACGACAATAAATGCAAGAAATAGTTTGGTAGAGAATGGTACCCAACAAAAGTACATGCCTTTCTTATGCTAGGTTGAGtttagtatatatataaattgagtAGGAcatgatttaaatgaaagaCTTATGGTCACACAATGCTCAATATGAACAAACTGAGAGTGAGTGTGGGAAAGGTTGTGTGAGGTGATGGTGACAGCCGATATGGTCATTAGCACTATAGATGGCAGGGAACTACGGTCACTTTTTGGTGGCTCGCTAAGGATGACAACCATGAGGTGGTGGTCGAGTACTAGAAACAAAATATGGGGCGAGAGAGAGCCAATAACCATTACGTAGTAGTCTTCTTAACctaggaaaaatgtttttctgaattttgattttgatacacttttatttttccacgCCTAGAATAATCAAGATAATCCCAATGCCATCCTCCCATTCTAAGAAGACTATCACACGGGAAAGTATATggtgtccaaaatttttaaccCCATGCATCAAACGCATACAACGAGCTTTGAATTAGACTTTCATCATCATATAAAATATGTTATCCAAAGAAGGTACCATTAAGAAAAAACACCGCATCGCCGAAAAAGAGGTGCGATAGAGTAGGACACCATTGATTCAGTTGGATTCCTGTGAGCGAGCCCATATTCATAGCATTCCTAATTAGGAAAGATAAAAGATTTGCGACAATGATGAACAAGTAAGGGGAAAGAGGATCTCCCGCCGGACCACGGGTTGGGTGGAAAGTCGGTAAAAATtccccattcattttaattgagaaagatgGCGTGGAAATGCACTCGCATAATAAGATTAACCCAATGAGAATGGAAGCCCAAGTGAAGTAAATAATCGCGaagaaagtcccattcaacaCGGTCATAAGCTTTCTGCATATCTAACTTGAGTATTGCTTTAAAATGACGCCTACTTTTCCGTGTCTTGAGCTGATGAATAACTTCCCCGTACAATTATAAcattgtcttgaatttgtctCGCCAAAGAACGAACGCACTCGTTCTTCAAGAATCGGCGAGGCAGCAATGGTTTCAAGCGATTAGCCAAGCACCTTAGAAAAGATTTTATAGGCATAGTTACAGACTAATAGGCGATATTGATCCAAGCTTTCCGGGTTTGGGGTTTTAGGAATTAGAGTGATAGCAGTTTTGTTTAAAGATGGAGGTAGTATACCGGAAGAAAAGAACTGAAGAACTGCTCTGTGTATATCAACTTTGAGAATTTCCCAATGTGATTGATAAAATAAGCCACTTAAACCATCCGGGCCCGGTGCCTTGGAAGCACCTAATTGAAAGGTAGCAACTTGAACTTCTTCAAGGGTGGGTGGAGCTAGGAGAGTTGCATTCATTGTTGCATCAATCATGTGTGGACATTGGTCTAAAATCGTGCATAAGGTCTAGGCCCAGAGGTAGTATAAAGCCGAGAGAAGTAGTTAGTGGTCATTTCTTTAATGTGTTCAATATCCCTAACCCATTCCTGAGATTCATTCCTCAACATACTAATTTGATTGCGATGCCGTCGTTGAATAGTGGTAGCATGAAAGAACTTAGTGTTACGATCTCCCCATTGTAACTAGCTTTGATCCTAGATCGCATCgcccaatattgctcttccCTCTCGCCATGTTTGCTGAAGTTCAAGTTTAATCTTTTTTGTTGCTGGGATTGATTCAAAGATAGTAGGATGCTGGTTtgataaaatcagaatcgatgTTCTAATTCAATGGCCCGGTGCCCGTTATGAGAGAAAACCCGCGACTCCAAGTAGACAAAGCCGTGTGTGCACGTAGCTTTACCGGAAGAGAAGAATCCCTTGTCGCAGCTCGGGAGTGCCGGGGAGGTGTGAACAACCGATTGACATCCGGGGTCTTGGTTCAAAGCTTCAAAGGTAAAGTGTTTCTTTCTGTCGACTCAAACCGGGTGTGGTGTTAATAACTAGAGGGCTATGATCGGAACCTGTGCGCATGCATAGCAAACACTTGAGCTTTGGGGTATGCGACACGCCATTCAAGTCAAAGTTGCAACTCGATCCAATCTCTCCTTCACCAAAGCATCACCAGCTCTATTATTGGACCACGTATAAGCACCATGAGAAGGTAAATCCAACAACCGCAATCATTAAGAAGCTCACGGAAAGAATCAATGCGGTAAGAGTCTGGTGGACGGGTTCCTATTTTCTCCCATCTATGtaatatttcattaaagtcaCCACAGCATAACCAAGGTAAGACAGAGAAGCTGCTGAACTGACGTAAAGTCTGCCAAAGATGCTGACGGTGTTGAAAACCGGCAGAGCATGAAGACAAGTAATCCTCATAGACCGAGCATCGGAGATATCCAGACAAGTGAAGTCCAAAAAATACTGAGAGGAGGAGAAATCCGACAGAGAAAGCCCTGCATTCCAAAAAATAGCTAACCCCCCCGCCGAACCAACAGGGCTAACCAACCCGTGATGCAAAAAACTGCAGGATTTTTTCAAGCGAAGGATAACATCATCAACATTTTTGTCTCCATCAAAAAAAGCAGTCGCTTTTCCTTAGCCAAAAGGGCTTTTAGAGATAGGACGTTGTGGATTGCCCAAACCCGACAGTTCCAACTTATGATTTTCATCGTTGATTGGGTGACCATTTAGGCCGCCCACCGTCGCCCATGAAGTTCTTCGTAAGCCTCCATGATGGGTGTGTCTAACAAGGAAGAGTCGTCATACGTCCAAAGAGGTTCTTCCGGTAAGGTATAAGGAGAGTAACGCCCGGGTTTCTTCGCAGGATCGATCTTACTAATCTGGCCGAATACTTTTCCCTTTTGGGCCCGATGAGTTGATGGTGGCCATTGCACTCCTTCGGTTTCAGAAGCCGGGAATGAGAGCAAAGGGTTGATGTGTTTCTGTGGAGGCATGTTAGAGGAATAATTTCGGGCCGTGGATCAAGTGGAGTAGATTCTCGTGGAGAAGATGTTATAACAGAACAAAGGTAGAAGAAGTGGAAGGGTGTGCGTGGAGGAGTTTCGGTATGAATTCGTCATTCTCCTCCTCCATACATGATGAACCATAGTAACATTGCCAGTAAAGGGCTACATTTCGAACTTCGCGCTTTTAACCATGGCCCATAGGGAGTTTTATCGCCTCTGCTATCATGTTTTCCTCAAAAGGAATGAAGGGACAAGAATGTGTAATTTCCGCAGAATAGCAAAGTAGTGAGGTAACCTTTCATACCTAAAATCCACACGAGTTTGATTGTTAAGTTTAATTAGCCGCCCTACCTTGATGGTGTAGATAAATCCAATTCAACACGAGCACGACAAGCCAAGGCGTAAAAATGATTTAACTTGCAAAACAAAGGGGCCAACCGTACTAACAAAGCGGTGCGAATCATTTGATACTACACTCCAAAGGTCATATCCGAACCCAAAATGCGCATGTTGAAAAGTCATAGTCGTGGTAGAGGGGTGTTAGCAATCCAGTGGTTTAAAATTGATAAGATGTCCCGAGAATTGCCAAGGTCCAAGTGTCAAGAATTCGCTGTTTTTGACTTGAGACTTGAATTTTGCTAAATACAATCCCCGCTTCTTTCGTATGATTTCGCATGGTCCAACCTCCAGGCCCTCTTCAAGACCGATCGAAAAGCCGGAAAATTAAAGGAAGGGTTGGAGGGGACTTTACCGACAATGAAGCTTACATTCCTCAACCGCACGGTGTGGGTTCAACTCGCAACTCGCAATCTCTTTTTCCGTACTTTATCGACCAAGTTTATGACAAAGTGCAGCAATTCTCGATGCATCCGGTCATCGTCAAGGGCCATCGATGAAATAGTGGAACTAATCAACAGAGGGAAGTTGGTAGCTTCGATAATAtcaacatgcaagagtagataagtgaagagaaagaggaaaaagtaagAAATGGGTAGCGATTTAGGTGGATGTAAGActgagaggaagagaaggatgATAGAGAACCATCGACATGGCAGGAAGATCAACAGGAGGCTATAGAAGAGGAGGAACGATGAAGAGCTCTACCCAGGTGATAGAGAGGATCTCGACAAGACGAGACGATTACCGAGAAAAGATCATAACAGCTTTCAATGTTGAACATCCAAAATTGACAAGGGAAAGATAAAATATTTCGAGATTCCTAAcgttttggtcaaaatttcttaaaggcagaagaaaattttggattttcatgggaaattgaaaagaaaatggccATTTAATTACAGTCAAGATAAACTAAGCATACTCTTAGTTTGTAAAATCTAATTTACGGTATGTAATTTCCAATAGTTGTTAAGGTAACTCTTGTTGCTAAGGTAAGTCTTTCAACAAAAAAACTGAATTGATGTCATGATCGAGTTAGGAAATCCAATCAGAACAAGATAAGACTTAAAAGGAGCAAAATTCCAATTCTCGTTTGAGCATCCCTAGGAATATAATTGGGGTTGACCCATAAAAgtagctaaaaagaaaaaaaaaaaagaaaaaagataaagattaACGATACACTTGCCATTCCTTTTTCAATTGCTGAAGCATGCGCTTGCCAATTGTTATTGGCATCGGCATGTCCCGTTACATCATCAAGACATCAAGTTCCACGGCCTCACAAGTCGCAACCTAGCGCGGAATTACATTTATATCCCCGGCTCCATCTAGCTTTCCAAATCGTCTCGGAAGCACCACTGCAGCACTGCTCACCCGCCTAATCTTCTTCCATCTCGTACTTGCCAATCTCGAGCCCCATCCTTGGTTCTATGAATTCACCATTTTCTTTAGGAAAAATTACACAAATGGTCCTGAAACTTTAGCGAATGCGTAACGTCATTACTGAGCTTATTTGATGTAATCCATAGAGTTTAATTCAATATGTAACATCATTTATGGATTTTTACTATGTTTGatgtgatccttaaattttagtctaatatttaatgtgatcctAAATCATATAGTTAATTTCACTGAGCATTATTAATAGTTTAGagaccatattaaataaatttaaagttcgAAAATGATTTGCACATTAATCCAAAGTTCAAAAACCATTTGCGCAATTATATCTCCGTTTCTTTTTTTAAGCTTCAATTACTTCTTTTTGTCTATCTATATCTTGATCTCTATCAATAGCCTAATCTCTTTATCCCCTATTTTTGgtcttcaacttttttttatttcatgtaTTATGTTTGGTTGACGTTCAAAGAATCATCCAACCGTAATTCATACATATGACGGAACTAATGTTGAGCATCTATAAATTCTTCTAATATTGAAAATGGGGTATTCGTATTTGATCTCACCTACAAAGAGTTTTGAATGAGTTAAACATCCCATATTGGAAGGAACATAATATTTCGAGACACCTAAAAATCTTGTCACAATTTCCCAAAGATAGGAACAAAATTTTGGACTTCCTCGggaaatcaaaaagaaaaatggccaTTCGATTATCTCCAGACCAAACTAAACATTTTCTTGGTGTGTAAAATCAAACTCACAGTACATAATCTCCAAAAGTGGTTACGGTAAACTCTCCCAatcatctcaaaaaaaaaaaaaactcttctaaTCATAATCGAGTCAAGCCTCTACTAAATTGATAGCGGTCCAAGCggaattaacaaaaaaacagaagttAAAAGCAGCAACGATGGAAGAATCAAACGATATCGTTGGCCAATGGCTAAGCGAATATTCCAAGGCTCTCTCTCTTTACTTTTTTCGGCCGCAACATCCCCGGACTTGACTAATAAATGCAAGAGCGCTCCAAAGTCGAAATGGCGGTAATGCCCCCCGCGAGGCTTATCGAAACGACAGCAAGGCCCCCTCTCATCTACCTGTCAACATCGTCGTCTCGGCAGGGGCGTCACTCCTCACGCTCATAAATATCGCCATCTCAGAACCACTTCTTGAAACTTGCTAACCCTCTCGCTGTCATCTCTCGTTTTGCCTTTTCCCTCCGCAAGTTcacttttttctcctcctctctagCGGTCCAGATCCGGCATCGTCAATGGCCAAGCAACCCGTTCGCGTCCTCGTCACCGGCGCCGCAGGTACTGTCCGCATTCAGATCTGACAGTTCTTGATGCCCGGATCCTTGTTTTAATTGTGTCGTGGGTTTTTTCTGGAGTGTTTTGAGAAACTGAATCTGGGTCGTGGGTCTTTTGATGCGGCGATCTGTTGTCGTCGGTTGTTTGCGTGTCCTGTGAAGTGGGTACTGTGGATTTTTGCTGGGATGTTTTAGTTTCGTCAGTTCTTTGTGGGCTAGTGCTGTGTGCTGGGAATGATTTTACTTTGATCTGCGAAAGCAAGTGGTGCTTATGAAAGCAGGGATCGAGAGTAGAACAAGTTGAGTGATCCGTGCTCTGTTGGAGAAAGATGATCCATTTGGCTTGCTGGAATGGCATTATAGTAGTTCAGTGCTTCTTTTTGCTCTTTCCGCCATATTTCGAATAAGTTTGTTCTTTCCTATCAGAAGATTGGATCTTTAACTCTTTTACTGGTGCTGTGATATGCCACCTTGTCTGCAATCTGTGGTTTATGTTTGTTTATCGGTCTTTGGGATTCTTCAATTTATTGTACCGATTTACTTATTCATACTGTTATTGCTGTGTATTTCGATTCACTTGTCGACCGTGATATGTGGTTCTCATAAGAGACTTTCTTTGGCCATGTAGGGCAAATTGGATATGCCCTTGTGCCTATGATCGCTAGGGGAGTGATGCTGGGTCCTGACCAGCCTGTGATTTTGCACATGCTTGATATCCCACCTGCTGCAGAGGCTCTGAATGGTGTTAAGATGGAATTGATCGATGCCGCATTCCCTCTCCTTAAAGGTTTGTGTTGTGTATTTGATTTGGTAGTTACCATGTGGTATTTGATGATGACTAGCATGATGATCCATTGTTGTACTTAAATCAGGTGTGGTTGCTACAACGGACGTTGTTGAGGCATGCACAGGTGTTGGTGTTGCAGTCATGGTCGGTGGCTTCCCAAGGAAGGAGGGCATGGAAAGAAAGGATGtgatgacaaaaatgtttcaatttaCAAAGTCCCAGGCTTCTGCTTTAGAAAAGCATGCAGCTGCCAATTGCAAGGTAAATGTTTTTTCAAAGGAAGGCGTAAGTTACAAGTGTCTTGACATTTGTCCATGCTGGTGAATTGGACCGCATGTCTATTTTAacttaattgaagaaatttctAAAAGAATAGGACCCTGATTTgctaattttcagaatttaaaaAACGTTATTTGATTTGGAAACTTATATGAATGACTTAGGTGAAATGCcaattcatagtgaaatcttcTGCATGAAAAGTTGGTTGACTAGTTGGAAAATAGATTTAACACTGACGTCAATTTCATCAACAGTATCTTAGTTTTCATCTTTGGGTCAGAAATTACGGCAGTCGGAGTTCCAAATAGTTTGAGTACAAAAGCAACATAGATGCCACAATATTGCTAAAATATTGGGACACTATTATTTGAGAccctattttagtatttttattttctaaaactgaAGTTTATCATGTGTGACTAATTAAATTTGATCTTTTACAAAGTATCACCAGAAGATTATCTAAGGGCATTTCATTAATTACCTAACTgtattttatgttttctttcttttgtaggTTTTGGTTGTTGCGAATCCTGCAAATACAAATGCCTTGATTCTAAAGGAGTTTGCACCATCCATCCCTGAGAAAAATATTAGCTGTCTAACCAGATTGGATCATAACAGGGCATTGGGTCAGATTTCTGAGAGGTTGAAAGTTCAAGTTTGTGATGTGAAAAATGCCATCATATGGGGAAATCATTCATCAAGTCAGTATCCTGATGTGAACCATGCAACTGTTAATACCCCATCTGGTGAAAAACCTGTACGTGAACTTGTCAAGGATGATGCATGGTGAGAAAAACTGTCTTTTGAGTTGATTGTAGTAGATTTAGTTGGTATTTTGGTGGAGTCTTCTGAATttgatgtaaaaatattttgctgAAGGTTGAATGGAGAATTCATTTCTACTGTCCAACAACGTGGCGCTGCAATTATTAAAGCTAGGAAGCTTTCAAGTGCACTTTCTGCTGCCAGTGCTGCTTGTGACCACATCCGTGACTGGGTTCTTGGAACTCCAGAGGTAATGGTgcctttctccttttccttttccttttcacacGATCTTGTTCAGCTATTAGTTCAGCTtggattttctaaatttttgttctttggacTGAACTTTTTCTTAGGGAACGTGGGTTTCCATGGGGGTGTATTCTGATGGCTCTTACAATGTGCCTGCTGGCCTCATCTACTCCTTCCCAGTAACTTGTCGCAATGGAGAGTGGACTATCGTGCAAGGTAAAGAAAATTGTATCTTTCATTCGAaccaattacaatattaattatttGCACTCTTTGATGGCAAATTCTGTCAAAAAAATCACGGTTAGCTCGAAATATTTATCTTGCATTTTGTCCTTCACAAGTCCTCTTGCATTGCAAGACTTGTCTTTTGTTTGTGAGCTACTTAGTTGTTTGTGATATTGCCATGACCATGTTGTGGTGTGTCCTTGATGTAGGTCTCCCAATTGATGAGTTCTCGCGGAAGAAGATGGATGCGACAGCAGAGGAACTTAGCGAGGAAAAGGCACTTGCATACTCTTGCCTCTCTTGAATGCCGTCATCGGTGGTCTAGCATCTTACAGTTTTGAATAATGCTGTTCTCATGATCTAGACTCTTATATTGACAGAGAGCTGCTTACATGGATTTCTAATTGTCTGTTTGGCTATTGGAAAGGAATCCTTCCTTATTGAGATATCCATAAAACGTATTGGTTTTGTATGTTAGTTATCTATATGACATCTTTTTATGCTTATCCGATGCACGAGCTTATTAATAGGCTAaagcttggttttggtttttgagcttttatttctgtttttgtttatgACCGTTGGGAGGATCACCGTACATGGTATACACTTATTGTATGGTAGGGCTTATGAACTTCTACGATACGCCTATTGTATGGTATGACTTTACGGTATGAAGTCGTACCTGAATACTAGGATGCcgtaaatttgtaaaattggtCATGTCTCGTATGCAGCCACCCCTAGAATTATCTGGTTAGAGAACCACTTTTGCTGAGCAggaccacctaattgcacattATCAGATGATGTTTCGGAACATTGGATGCCCACTTTGATGCTTCCTGGTTACTTTGGGAGGATGGAGCACAGGGCAAAGGATTTGCCAAAACACAGGCATACTGAGTTTTCAACGTTGCGCAGGTGATGTAATAATGCTTCcagcaattttgttttttgagcCCCATGATTACAACGTTAGTGAAAGAGGCCTCTCAAGCATAGGGACAAAGCCTACAAGCGTCTGGCTTATGTTTATACATACGGATAGGGTTACATTGATACGTTGAAAAAAAGTGTGCCGTGCGGCGATTATCGAGTTTCTTTGAGTCTAGACGGTTGTGGAACCCATACAGCAACCCATTTGCAACGTCCAACAATCACATTGGTGCTCATGGATGTATGCCCCTGCCCAAGTGCAGCATGGCCTGGAGCACGTGCGCATCATGCTGCAGACATAGGCTGGTGGGTTCGCTAACCTGGATCGTCTATTGATGGCTTGATCATTGGGAGCTACCAGTTTGCACGAGTCGGGTGTGAACATGAGCGAACATGATCTGTGTGATGTGCGACCCGCATCGATAATTCAAGTCGATCCGTCCATGCTGAACAGTCGTCTATCCACGGGCTCCTCCCCTCAGTGTGGACCCAAACTGTGCCAATTCCCACTGTCCTAGCAGCCGAAATTGTACATTCGGTGTAGTGCTTGTTCGCTCCGACTGAGAACCAGTACCCCTTGGTAATTTGGGTGACCCAAGAGCAGCAACTAATGCCCCGTCGGCATAGACGGACCCTTTCTCAATGCCATAGATTCATTCTCGTCGCCCTCGGTTGCCTTATCAAAACATGTCCGTTCAGTCCTCGCGTTTCATGTCTGATGCGAGTCTAAGGCCATAAAGCCTATGCCACCCCCAATACATCGAAATCAAGGGTCCACCGGTAATTTTCTAAGCATAAAGGCTCtaaaaaatcattgacatgcaaaatattttaaaggCATAGAACTTACATATCCACTCACCTTGATGATCTGACCATTAACTTTCTGTCACAAATTCCATCCAGAACCTACCGTTAGTTTGAGATGATTATCTTGCAGTTTTTCTCTCTAACACATGTTTTTGCATCGCAATATGATCTCCCACTCCAAGCTTTTATTGAAATTGTTTGTGAAAACTTTGCTTTGTTTTCAGTTCGTGGGATAGTTGGCCGTCTTGTGTTATGGTCGTAACCGTCTTGTTGTGGCCTTGATGCGGGTCTCCAGTTTGATGAATTCTCGCGGAAGTGGATGGATTCGACCATTGAAAAACTTAGTaagtttcgacca
This region of Eucalyptus grandis isolate ANBG69807.140 chromosome 8, ASM1654582v1, whole genome shotgun sequence genomic DNA includes:
- the LOC104414491 gene encoding malate dehydrogenase; protein product: MAKQPVRVLVTGAAGQIGYALVPMIARGVMLGPDQPVILHMLDIPPAAEALNGVKMELIDAAFPLLKGVVATTDVVEACTGVGVAVMVGGFPRKEGMERKDVMTKMFQFTKSQASALEKHAAANCKVLVVANPANTNALILKEFAPSIPEKNISCLTRLDHNRALGQISERLKVQVCDVKNAIIWGNHSSSQYPDVNHATVNTPSGEKPVRELVKDDAWLNGEFISTVQQRGAAIIKARKLSSALSAASAACDHIRDWVLGTPEGTWVSMGVYSDGSYNVPAGLIYSFPVTCRNGEWTIVQGLPIDEFSRKKMDATAEELSEEKALAYSCLS